In Polyangiaceae bacterium, the genomic window CCCAGGCGGGGCACGTTGAACGGATAGGAGACCGCCCCCCAGCCGAAGCCGAGGCCGGAGTGATCCACCTCGTCCTCGTCCCCGTTCGGGGCTTCGTAGTCGATGGTCTGCCGGTAGAACGCGAACAGGCGCTCGGCGCCAAATGCCATGGTGCCCGACGTGCCGAAGGGCTGGGTCTGGGCGAAGGCGGCGCTCCCTCCGAGCATCACCGCCGAGAACGACAGAAATCCGATCAGCTTGCGCATGAATCCTCCGCTTCCTCTCATCCAAGGCCGACTAGGGCCGCAACCTCAGCCGCGAGCGCCTGCGCGACCCGCGTGGCTTCTTCCTCTTTGACGCTCATCCGCTCGCCCTCCCCCAAGGGGACCGAGAGATCGACGTAGATCTTGAGCTTGGGCTCGGTGCCGCTCGGGCGCACCAGCACGCGGGCGCCGCCCTCGAGCTCGAGTGCGATCAGGCTGGTCGCCGGCAACCAGCGGGGCCGCGCCTCGGCGCCGCTGCGGAAGTCCGTGACGCGGCTCACGCGTTCGTTGCCCAGGCGTTCCGGGGGCTTCTCGCTGACGAGCTGCATCGCGCGCTCGATCTCGGCCAAGCCTTCGCTCCCTGCGCGCGTGATGCTCTTCTGCACGCTGACCCAGAGACCGTGCCGGCGATACAGACGCTCGAGCCGCTCGCCGAGGCCGCGCCCCTCGCGCTGCTCGTGCGCCGCCAGATCGGCGAGCAGGAGCGCCGCGCTGACGCCGTCCTTGTCGCGAACCACCCGGCCGACCGAGTAGCCGAGCGCCTCCTCGTAGCCGAATGCGAAGCGCACGCCTTCCTGAGCCTCCAGATCCAGGGCGGCGTTCCAGATCCACTTGAACCCGGTGAGGGTCTGCTCGAAGCGCGCCCCGTAGTGCTCGGCGATGGCGCCGAGCATCGGCGACGAAACGATGCTCGAGCCGACCAACGCCCGCGGCGCTCGGAGCGCGTGCTCGAGCAGGAAGTCGCCGAGGAGCAGGCCAACCTGGTTGCCAGTGAGCTGACGGAAGCGCCCGGTGGCCGTCGGGATGCACACCGCCAGCCGATCTGCGTCCGGATCGTTGGCCAGGATCAGATCCGCCTTCTTCTCGGTCGCGAGCGCCGTGGCCAAATCGAGCGCGCCGGGCTCCTCGGGGTTCGGAAAGTGGACGCTGGGGAAGCGCCCGTCCGGCTCGGCCTGTGCCTCGACCACGTGCACGTTGGGGTAGCCGGCGCGCGCGAACGTCTCCTTGACGTAGCGCCAGCCCACCCCGTGCATGGGCGTGTAGACGATGCAGAGCTGCTGGTCGCGCTCGACCCGCGGCCGCACGGCGTCCACTTCGGCCAGGTAGCGATCGAAGAACGAGTCCGGCACCCTCTCGGCGCGGGGGTGCGAGCCGCTCAGCACCCCGGCTTCGAGCGGCACGTCCTTGGCGCTCGGCACGGCCGCGATGCGCTCGGAGATCTCGACGTCCACCGGCGGGACGATCTGCGCGGCGTTCGCCGCGTAGACCTTGTACCCGTTGTACTCCGGCGGGTTGTGGCTGGCGGTGATCACGATCGCGGCGGTGGCCGAGAGCTGGCGCGCGGCGTACGCAACCAGCGGCGTGGGCACCGGCTGGTCGAAGAAGCGCACCGGGATCCCCGCGGCGACCAGCACGCCGAGCGTGTCCTCGGCAAATTGGCGGCTCGACAAGCGTCCGTCGTAGCCGACGACTACCGGCAGCGCGCGCGCGTCCGGGTGCCGAGCCAAGAGGTAGTCGGCGAGCCCTCGGGTGGCGCGGATGACCACCGCGCGATTCATACGGGAGAGGCCCGCTCCCACCACGCCGCGCAGGCCCGCGGTGCCAAACTCGAGCGGCGCGAGCATCCGCTCGCGGAGCTCCGCCTGGTTGCCCGCGGCGATCAGCGCTTCGAGCTCGGCGCGCGTCTCGGGATCGGGGTCTTGGGCGATCCAGGCGCGCGCGGCTTCGATGCTCGGCTCGTCGGACATGCCGCGAGCATAGTGGGATCCGCGCCGGCTTAGAACCTGTGGGCACG contains:
- a CDS encoding phospho-sugar mutase — its product is MSDEPSIEAARAWIAQDPDPETRAELEALIAAGNQAELRERMLAPLEFGTAGLRGVVGAGLSRMNRAVVIRATRGLADYLLARHPDARALPVVVGYDGRLSSRQFAEDTLGVLVAAGIPVRFFDQPVPTPLVAYAARQLSATAAIVITASHNPPEYNGYKVYAANAAQIVPPVDVEISERIAAVPSAKDVPLEAGVLSGSHPRAERVPDSFFDRYLAEVDAVRPRVERDQQLCIVYTPMHGVGWRYVKETFARAGYPNVHVVEAQAEPDGRFPSVHFPNPEEPGALDLATALATEKKADLILANDPDADRLAVCIPTATGRFRQLTGNQVGLLLGDFLLEHALRAPRALVGSSIVSSPMLGAIAEHYGARFEQTLTGFKWIWNAALDLEAQEGVRFAFGYEEALGYSVGRVVRDKDGVSAALLLADLAAHEQREGRGLGERLERLYRRHGLWVSVQKSITRAGSEGLAEIERAMQLVSEKPPERLGNERVSRVTDFRSGAEARPRWLPATSLIALELEGGARVLVRPSGTEPKLKIYVDLSVPLGEGERMSVKEEEATRVAQALAAEVAALVGLG